From Microbacterium pseudoresistens, the proteins below share one genomic window:
- a CDS encoding carboxymuconolactone decarboxylase family protein, whose protein sequence is MTSPVADDDLTDLQRRENGMRVRREVLSDEHVDRANDGITPLTADFQDFITRVAWGDVWQRPGLDRRMRSVAVLASLIAHGHHEELAMHLRAALRNGLTIAEVKEVILQSAVYSGVPAANTAYRVAQQVYGDEA, encoded by the coding sequence ATGACCTCTCCAGTCGCCGATGACGACCTCACGGATCTCCAGCGCCGCGAGAACGGCATGCGTGTTCGCCGTGAGGTGCTCTCCGACGAACACGTCGATCGCGCGAACGACGGCATCACTCCGCTGACGGCGGACTTCCAGGACTTCATCACGCGGGTGGCGTGGGGGGACGTGTGGCAGCGGCCGGGCCTCGATCGGCGGATGCGTTCGGTCGCAGTGCTCGCCTCACTCATCGCGCACGGCCATCATGAGGAGCTCGCCATGCACCTGCGAGCGGCACTGCGCAACGGGCTCACGATCGCCGAGGTCAAGGAGGTCATCCTGCAGAGCGCCGTGTACTCCGGCGTGCCGGCCGCGAACACGGCGTACCGCGTCGCCCAGCAGGTCTACGGGGATGAGGCGTGA